The following proteins come from a genomic window of Pectobacterium actinidiae:
- the lptM gene encoding LPS translocon maturation chaperone LptM gives MTGLNVMKNVFRQFFLVLAVVSLFGCGLKGPLYMPADGKSGVSTTQQNENQPPQKKTSMRP, from the coding sequence ATGACAGGTCTTAACGTGATGAAGAACGTATTTCGCCAGTTTTTTCTGGTGTTGGCCGTAGTGAGTTTATTCGGTTGTGGTCTGAAAGGTCCGCTTTATATGCCTGCCGATGGCAAATCCGGTGTGTCAACGACTCAGCAAAATGAGAACCAGCCGCCGCAAAAGAAAACGTCAATGCGTCCTTAA
- the cyaY gene encoding iron donor protein CyaY, whose product MNDSEFHQLADQLMLQLEETLDRFEGDADIDYETNGGVMTLSFENGSKIVINRQEPLHQIWLATKAGGYHFNRQEARWVCDRSGEDFIALLSAACSAQAGETVHFG is encoded by the coding sequence ATGAACGATAGCGAGTTTCACCAATTAGCCGACCAACTCATGCTTCAGTTGGAAGAAACGTTGGATCGGTTTGAGGGTGATGCCGATATCGATTATGAAACCAACGGCGGCGTGATGACGCTGAGTTTCGAAAACGGTAGCAAAATCGTGATCAATCGGCAGGAGCCGCTACACCAAATCTGGCTGGCGACCAAAGCAGGTGGTTACCACTTCAACCGTCAGGAAGCACGCTGGGTATGCGACCGCAGCGGTGAAGATTTTATCGCGTTGCTGTCAGCAGCCTGCTCGGCTCAGGCAGGGGAAACCGTCCACTTCGGGTAA
- a CDS encoding MFS transporter, with the protein MDSLQRRNLILLALGQGLTGSIISLMTLCSTLVGVSMTPVPFLTTLPITATVCGAALMIYTVSSLMTKYGRRHAFIIGTLLGLAGALLAALAIVLHSFSLFVFSTFVLGMSCAFNQYYRFAAAEIFTDNQQKNRAISWVISGGILGGFLGPFAASHSSHLWASYPFFGSFIAAAFICVITSLLLLGLKLPPMPSVMASAQRSEPLAAILKSRVFVLGTASCSIGFVVMTLLMNSVPLAMHQHHFSVSHSATVLQWHFVAMYAPALLLVLLAKRLTPVQVVVIGMVCNVVGVAVALSGLTFWHFLFALMLFGVGWAFMFNGGTFMLNAFTHSVHKSRLQGINSLVIYVPNALASLSAGSLMALTSGWPLVNMVGIGMLLLLVLGLIVLGRR; encoded by the coding sequence ATGGATTCGTTGCAACGTCGAAATCTGATACTGCTGGCGCTCGGACAAGGGCTGACCGGCAGTATTATTTCCCTGATGACACTGTGCTCTACGCTGGTTGGCGTATCGATGACGCCCGTTCCTTTTTTGACCACGCTACCGATTACCGCGACGGTGTGTGGTGCAGCGCTCATGATCTACACCGTTTCGTCGTTGATGACAAAATATGGCAGGCGCCATGCGTTCATCATCGGCACGCTGCTGGGGCTGGCTGGCGCGCTTTTGGCGGCGCTGGCGATTGTGCTACACAGTTTCTCCCTCTTTGTCTTTTCGACGTTTGTTCTGGGGATGTCCTGCGCTTTCAATCAGTATTATCGCTTCGCCGCGGCGGAGATATTTACCGATAATCAGCAGAAAAATCGGGCGATTTCATGGGTCATCAGCGGCGGTATCCTCGGCGGTTTTCTCGGCCCGTTCGCGGCTAGCCACTCTTCTCATCTTTGGGCGTCTTACCCGTTTTTCGGTAGTTTTATTGCGGCAGCATTCATCTGTGTTATCACGTCACTATTGTTACTTGGCCTTAAACTGCCTCCGATGCCCAGTGTGATGGCCAGTGCCCAGCGTAGTGAACCGCTGGCGGCGATCCTGAAAAGCCGGGTGTTTGTGTTGGGAACGGCAAGCTGTTCCATCGGGTTTGTGGTGATGACGCTATTAATGAATTCTGTGCCGCTGGCGATGCACCAACACCACTTTTCCGTCAGCCACAGCGCGACGGTGTTGCAATGGCATTTTGTGGCTATGTATGCGCCCGCGCTGCTGTTAGTGCTGCTGGCGAAGCGGCTGACGCCGGTTCAGGTGGTGGTGATTGGCATGGTGTGTAACGTTGTCGGAGTAGCGGTAGCGCTGAGCGGTTTGACGTTCTGGCACTTCCTCTTTGCGCTGATGCTGTTCGGCGTCGGGTGGGCGTTTATGTTCAACGGTGGGACATTCATGCTGAATGCATTTACCCATTCCGTGCATAAATCTCGTTTACAGGGGATTAATTCGCTGGTGATTTACGTGCCTAACGCGCTGGCCTCGTTGTCTGCCGGTAGCCTGATGGCGCTGACCAGCGGTTGGCCGTTGGTCAATATGGTGGGTATCGGCATGCTGTTGTTGCTGGTTCTGGGGCTGATCGTTCTGGGACGGCGCTAA
- a CDS encoding class I adenylate cyclase: MYFYIETLKQRLDAINQLRVDRALGAMKPAFQQVYSLLPILLHHHHPLMPGYLEGKVPHGICTHTPDEKQQQYLDGIALRWGQFDCSHPQGELPITGIYSMGSTSSIGQSCSSDLDIWVCHQSWLDSEERQLLQKKCTLLEQWAAAQGAEVSFFLMDESRFRHNESGSLSGEDCGTMQHILLLDEFYRTAVRMAGKRILWNMVPVEEESHYDEYVLSLYSQGALAPNEWMDLGGLSTLSAEEYFGASLWQLYKSIDSPYKAVLKTLLLEAYSWEYPDTSLLSTEIKKRLHDGEIVSFGLDPYCMMLDRVTHYLTAINDPTRLDLARRCFYLKVCEKLSREKACVGWRRQILSQLVQEWGWSDEHLAMLDNRANWKIEQVREAHNELLDAMMQTYRNLIRFARRNNLSVSASPQDIGVLTRKLYAAFEALPGKVTLLNPQISPDLSEPNLTFIYVPAGRANRSGWYLYNQAPSMDAIISHQPLEYNRYLNKLVAWAYFNGLLTPGTRLYIKGNELCDITRLQALVDDVASHFPLRLPAPTPKALYSPCEIRHLAIIVNLEHDPTAAFRNQVVHFDFRHLDVFSFGQQQQCLVGSIDLLYRNSWNEVRTLHFSGEQAVLEALKTILGKMHQDAALPESLEVFCYSQHLRGLIRTRVQQLVSECIELRLTSTRQQEPGRFKAVKVAGQTWGLFFERLSVSVQKLENAVEFYGAISNNKLQGQPVQVETNHVHLPPVVDGVASEGIIQFFFEDLTENQGFNIYILDESNRVEVYHHCEGSKEELVRDVSRFYSSSHDRFTYGSSFINFNLPQFYQIVQLDGRTQVIPFRSSALSHLCITPVVDDEVMTMKQRLQIL; encoded by the coding sequence TTGTACTTCTACATCGAGACTTTGAAGCAAAGACTGGATGCGATCAACCAACTGCGTGTTGACCGTGCTCTGGGAGCAATGAAGCCCGCTTTTCAGCAGGTTTACAGTCTTCTGCCCATTTTATTACATCATCATCACCCGTTGATGCCAGGCTACCTTGAAGGCAAGGTGCCTCACGGTATCTGCACTCACACGCCTGATGAAAAGCAACAACAGTACCTTGATGGCATCGCGTTGCGTTGGGGTCAGTTTGACTGTTCTCATCCGCAGGGTGAGCTGCCGATCACGGGCATCTATTCCATGGGAAGTACCTCATCTATCGGGCAGAGCTGTAGCTCCGATCTCGATATCTGGGTGTGCCACCAATCCTGGCTGGATAGCGAAGAGCGTCAGCTATTACAGAAGAAATGTACGCTGCTGGAGCAGTGGGCAGCAGCGCAGGGCGCTGAGGTCAGTTTCTTCCTGATGGATGAAAGCCGCTTCCGCCACAATGAAAGCGGCAGCCTGAGCGGTGAAGACTGCGGCACCATGCAGCATATCCTGTTACTCGACGAATTCTACCGTACCGCCGTGCGTATGGCTGGTAAACGTATTCTGTGGAACATGGTGCCGGTCGAAGAAGAATCCCACTACGACGAATATGTGTTGTCGCTGTACTCGCAGGGGGCTCTGGCTCCTAACGAGTGGATGGATTTAGGGGGCTTAAGTACGCTGTCGGCGGAAGAGTATTTCGGCGCGAGTCTCTGGCAGCTCTATAAAAGCATCGATTCCCCTTATAAAGCCGTGCTGAAAACGCTGCTGCTGGAAGCCTATTCCTGGGAATACCCGGATACCAGCCTGCTGTCGACCGAAATTAAAAAGCGCCTGCATGACGGCGAGATCGTCTCTTTCGGTCTTGATCCTTACTGCATGATGCTGGATCGCGTGACGCACTATCTGACGGCAATCAACGATCCCACGCGCCTCGATCTGGCGCGTCGATGTTTCTACTTAAAAGTCTGTGAAAAGCTCTCCAGAGAAAAAGCCTGCGTTGGCTGGCGTCGCCAGATTCTGAGCCAACTGGTGCAAGAATGGGGTTGGAGCGACGAACATCTGGCTATGCTGGATAACCGCGCTAACTGGAAAATCGAGCAGGTACGCGAAGCACATAATGAGTTGTTGGATGCGATGATGCAGACCTATCGCAACCTGATTCGCTTCGCTCGCCGCAATAATCTTAGCGTCAGCGCCAGCCCGCAGGATATCGGTGTGTTGACCCGTAAACTGTATGCCGCGTTTGAAGCGCTGCCGGGTAAGGTTACCCTGCTGAACCCACAAATTTCGCCCGATTTGTCGGAGCCGAATTTAACCTTTATTTATGTTCCGGCGGGTCGTGCGAACCGTTCCGGCTGGTACCTGTATAATCAGGCACCGTCGATGGATGCAATCATCAGCCATCAGCCGCTGGAATATAACCGCTATCTGAACAAGCTGGTGGCGTGGGCGTATTTTAACGGTCTGCTGACGCCAGGCACGCGTCTGTACATTAAAGGCAACGAACTGTGCGACATCACGCGTTTGCAAGCGTTGGTGGACGACGTAGCCAGCCATTTCCCGCTGCGTTTGCCTGCGCCGACGCCGAAGGCGTTGTACAGCCCGTGTGAAATTCGTCATCTGGCGATTATCGTTAATCTGGAACACGATCCGACGGCGGCCTTCCGCAATCAGGTCGTGCATTTCGATTTCCGTCATCTGGATGTCTTTAGCTTCGGCCAGCAGCAGCAGTGTCTGGTTGGTAGTATCGACCTGCTGTATCGCAACTCGTGGAATGAAGTACGTACGCTGCATTTCAGCGGCGAACAGGCGGTGTTGGAAGCGCTGAAAACCATTCTGGGCAAAATGCATCAGGATGCGGCGCTGCCGGAATCGCTGGAAGTCTTCTGCTACAGCCAGCACCTGCGCGGGCTGATTCGTACCCGTGTACAGCAGTTGGTGTCCGAATGCATTGAGCTGCGTCTGACCAGTACGCGTCAGCAGGAGCCAGGGCGTTTCAAAGCGGTGAAAGTCGCGGGTCAAACCTGGGGTCTGTTCTTCGAACGGCTGAGTGTATCGGTGCAGAAGCTGGAAAATGCGGTCGAGTTTTATGGCGCAATTTCTAACAACAAACTGCAAGGCCAGCCGGTTCAGGTTGAAACCAACCATGTGCATTTACCGCCAGTGGTCGATGGCGTCGCTAGCGAAGGGATCATCCAGTTCTTCTTTGAAGATCTGACAGAAAATCAGGGCTTTAATATTTATATTCTGGATGAGTCTAACCGCGTTGAGGTCTATCACCACTGTGAGGGCAGTAAAGAAGAGCTGGTGCGCGATGTCAGCCGCTTCTATTCGTCTTCGCATGACCGCTTCACCTATGGATCCAGCTTTATCAATTTCAATCTGCCGCAGTTCTACCAAATCGTACAGTTGGACGGCCGCACGCAGGTGATCCCGTTCCGCAGCAGCGCACTTTCTCACCTGTGCATCACGCCCGTGGTGGATGATGAAGTGATGACAATGAAGCAGCGGCTACAGATTTTATAA
- the hemC gene encoding hydroxymethylbilane synthase: MLANIIRIATRQSPLALWQARYVQQCLNHLYPDLHVELVPMVTRGDIILDTPLAKVGGKGLFVKELELALLEGRADIAVHSMKDVPVEFPDGLGLTTICERDDPRDAFVSNRYDNLEQLPEGSCVGTSSLRRQCQLRARRPDLVIRDLRGNVGTRLSKLDNGEYDAIILAVAGLKRLGLEARIRCALSPEESLPAVGQGAIGIECRLDDQHVRQLLAPLNHPATAARVLAERAMNVRLEGGCQVPIGSYAELEGDTLWLRALVGAPDGSQMIVGERKGNISDAEQLGIALAEELLAKGASAILQAVYQGSRSS, translated from the coding sequence ATGTTAGCCAATATTATTAGAATTGCCACCCGACAAAGCCCGCTCGCCCTGTGGCAAGCACGATATGTTCAGCAGTGTCTGAATCACCTCTACCCGGATTTACACGTGGAGTTAGTGCCGATGGTAACCCGCGGCGACATCATCCTTGATACGCCACTGGCGAAGGTCGGCGGTAAGGGATTGTTTGTTAAAGAGCTGGAATTGGCGCTGCTTGAAGGGCGCGCCGATATTGCCGTCCATTCCATGAAAGATGTCCCTGTCGAATTCCCGGATGGCCTCGGCCTGACCACCATTTGCGAACGCGATGACCCGCGCGACGCGTTTGTCTCCAACCGTTATGACAACCTCGAACAGTTACCGGAAGGCAGTTGCGTCGGTACTTCCAGCCTGCGCCGTCAGTGCCAACTGCGCGCCCGACGTCCCGATCTGGTGATTCGTGATTTACGCGGCAATGTCGGCACACGCCTGTCAAAACTGGACAACGGCGAGTATGACGCCATTATTCTTGCCGTCGCCGGTCTGAAACGTCTTGGCCTTGAAGCGCGCATCCGCTGTGCGTTAAGCCCGGAAGAATCTCTGCCTGCCGTCGGACAAGGTGCGATCGGCATCGAATGCCGTTTGGATGACCAACATGTCCGTCAACTCCTTGCCCCACTCAATCACCCCGCTACCGCGGCTCGCGTACTGGCTGAACGTGCGATGAATGTGCGCCTTGAAGGCGGCTGTCAGGTGCCGATTGGCAGCTACGCCGAACTGGAAGGCGATACGCTGTGGCTGCGTGCGCTCGTTGGTGCGCCAGACGGCAGCCAAATGATCGTCGGTGAACGTAAAGGGAACATCTCCGATGCCGAACAACTCGGGATTGCACTGGCTGAAGAGCTACTGGCAAAAGGTGCCAGCGCCATCCTTCAAGCCGTTTATCAAGGGTCACGCTCATCATGA
- the hemD gene encoding uroporphyrinogen-III synthase has protein sequence MTILVTRPSPTGEQLVTRLSKLGYNAWHSPLIEFSPGRELTSLPTLLQALHADDLVFALSQHAIHYADPMLARTGISWPAHLAYYAIGRTTALALHKISAHPVTYPPERETSETLLQLPDLQDVAGKRALLLRGNGGRELLGETLTERGAQVTYCECYQRRDVHYDGLEQSRHWQQIGIDKLVITSGEMLQRIYTLVPDYYRASWLLGCQLIVVSERLAEQARQLGWRDIRVADNADNDALMRALQ, from the coding sequence ATGACGATTCTGGTTACCCGTCCGTCACCAACTGGCGAACAACTGGTGACCCGTTTAAGCAAGCTCGGCTACAACGCCTGGCACAGCCCGCTGATCGAGTTTTCTCCCGGACGAGAACTCACCAGCCTACCAACCCTGTTGCAAGCACTGCACGCCGACGATCTGGTGTTTGCACTTTCACAACACGCGATTCATTACGCCGATCCGATGCTGGCACGTACGGGCATTAGCTGGCCTGCCCATCTCGCTTATTACGCCATCGGCCGTACTACGGCACTGGCGTTACATAAAATCAGCGCACATCCGGTAACCTATCCACCTGAGCGTGAAACCAGCGAAACACTCCTGCAACTGCCTGACCTGCAAGATGTTGCTGGGAAACGTGCACTATTATTACGTGGCAATGGTGGAAGGGAACTACTGGGAGAGACGCTAACCGAACGCGGCGCACAGGTGACCTACTGTGAATGTTATCAGCGTAGAGACGTTCACTACGACGGACTGGAGCAAAGCCGCCACTGGCAACAAATAGGCATCGACAAACTGGTGATCACCAGCGGAGAAATGCTACAACGGATCTATACTTTAGTACCTGATTACTATCGGGCTTCCTGGTTACTCGGCTGCCAACTGATCGTCGTCAGCGAACGACTGGCAGAACAGGCTCGTCAGCTCGGCTGGCGCGATATCCGGGTGGCCGATAACGCCGATAACGATGCGCTCATGCGCGCACTACAATAA
- the hemX gene encoding uroporphyrinogen-III C-methyltransferase produces MTEHNTPTAPADEVAERVEPAHQQQDPTPQPKRSGAVLGAIAIVIALAIGAGLYYHGHQQAQKDTAALQRLETQLSTLQQQHKQEQQQWLDAQQQQGKAQETAAQRLEALTRQSDELRDKLAALSSHDTNTWLIAQADFLVKLAGRKLWSDKDVTTAGALLKSADASLAEMNDPSLIEIRRALTNDIGALAGVSQVDFDGIILKVNQLTDQLDNLQLADNNTDEAPMDANSTELSASLSEWRQNLSKSWHNFLADFITIRRRDSAAEPLLAPNQDVYLRENIRSRLLVAAQAIPRHQNEVYKQSLETAATWVRAYFDTTDPTTQAFLDQLDALSQQSVSLDVPTELQSQALLEKLMQTRVRNLLAQAPATQQGE; encoded by the coding sequence ATGACGGAACACAATACCCCCACAGCTCCAGCCGACGAGGTTGCTGAACGGGTTGAACCCGCGCATCAGCAGCAGGATCCCACACCGCAGCCAAAACGTAGCGGTGCCGTGCTGGGGGCGATCGCGATTGTGATTGCGCTGGCAATAGGCGCGGGATTGTATTACCACGGCCACCAGCAGGCGCAGAAAGACACTGCTGCGCTTCAACGCCTGGAAACGCAGTTAAGCACATTGCAGCAGCAGCACAAGCAAGAGCAGCAGCAGTGGCTGGACGCTCAACAGCAACAAGGTAAAGCACAGGAGACTGCCGCACAGCGTCTTGAGGCGTTAACGCGTCAGTCAGACGAGCTGCGCGATAAACTGGCAGCCCTTTCCAGCCATGACACCAATACCTGGCTAATTGCTCAGGCCGATTTTCTGGTGAAACTGGCAGGACGTAAACTGTGGAGCGACAAAGATGTCACCACCGCAGGCGCGTTGCTGAAAAGTGCGGACGCGAGTCTGGCAGAGATGAACGATCCCAGCCTGATAGAAATTCGCCGGGCGTTAACCAACGATATTGGGGCACTGGCGGGCGTGAGCCAGGTCGATTTTGACGGCATCATACTGAAAGTAAATCAGCTTACCGACCAGTTGGACAACTTGCAGCTCGCCGACAACAACACCGATGAAGCGCCGATGGATGCCAACAGCACCGAGCTGTCCGCCTCTTTGAGCGAGTGGCGACAAAATCTAAGCAAGAGCTGGCACAATTTCCTGGCTGATTTTATCACCATTCGCCGCCGTGACAGCGCGGCCGAACCGCTGCTGGCACCGAATCAGGATGTGTATCTGCGTGAGAATATCCGCTCACGTCTGCTGGTTGCCGCACAGGCCATTCCTCGCCACCAGAATGAAGTGTATAAACAGTCGCTGGAAACGGCAGCAACCTGGGTTCGCGCCTACTTTGATACCACTGATCCTACGACGCAGGCCTTTCTGGATCAGCTCGATGCCTTAAGCCAGCAGTCAGTTTCACTGGATGTCCCAACAGAACTACAAAGTCAGGCACTGTTGGAAAAACTGATGCAAACGCGCGTTCGTAACCTACTGGCTCAGGCGCCAGCCACACAGCAGGGAGAGTGA
- the hemY gene encoding protoheme IX biogenesis protein HemY, whose translation MLKVLLLFLILIAGVVIGPIVAGHQGYVLIQTDNYDIQTSVTGLVIMLVLFFLAFLAVEWVIRRIFRTGSRTRGWFLGRKRSRARKQTKAALLKLAEGDYLQVEKLLTRNADHAEQPVVNYLLAAEAAQQRGDEFRTKQYLERAAEVADTDQLPVDITRVRIQLARNEDHAARHGVDKLLEVAPRHPEVLRLAEQAFLRTHAYSALLDILPAMRKINLYPEERLLDLQQQAYIGLMNQAMADGGSEGLKSWWNNQSRKVRHEIPLQVAMAEHLIECDDHDTAQKIILDGLKRQYDERLILLMPRLKAGNPEQLEKMLHQYIKQQGATPLLSSTLGQLLMKHGEWQQASDAFHTALALRPDAYDYAWRADALDRLRLPDEAAQMRREGLLLTLQQPAD comes from the coding sequence ATGCTGAAAGTCTTATTGCTGTTCCTGATCCTGATTGCAGGCGTAGTGATCGGCCCGATCGTCGCAGGTCACCAAGGCTACGTCCTGATCCAAACGGATAACTACGACATTCAAACCAGCGTGACCGGTCTGGTCATCATGCTGGTGCTGTTCTTCCTCGCCTTTTTGGCGGTGGAATGGGTGATCCGCCGGATCTTTCGTACCGGCTCCCGCACGCGCGGCTGGTTTCTCGGCCGAAAACGCAGCCGTGCCAGAAAACAGACCAAAGCCGCACTGCTCAAGCTGGCCGAGGGAGACTATTTACAGGTAGAGAAGCTGCTGACGCGCAATGCCGACCATGCCGAGCAGCCTGTAGTTAACTACCTGCTGGCTGCCGAAGCCGCCCAGCAGCGCGGTGACGAATTCCGCACCAAACAATATCTGGAACGTGCCGCCGAGGTTGCAGATACCGATCAGCTTCCGGTGGATATTACGCGCGTGCGTATTCAACTGGCGCGTAATGAAGATCATGCTGCACGTCACGGCGTGGACAAATTGCTGGAGGTCGCGCCCCGCCATCCTGAGGTACTGCGTTTAGCGGAACAGGCTTTCCTACGCACCCATGCCTATAGTGCGCTGTTGGATATTCTGCCTGCGATGCGCAAGATCAATCTGTACCCTGAGGAACGTTTACTGGATCTGCAACAGCAGGCCTATATCGGTCTGATGAATCAGGCGATGGCGGATGGCGGCAGCGAAGGGCTGAAATCGTGGTGGAATAATCAGAGCCGTAAAGTTCGCCATGAGATCCCGCTTCAGGTCGCGATGGCTGAGCACCTGATCGAGTGTGACGATCATGATACCGCCCAGAAGATCATTCTCGACGGCCTCAAACGTCAGTATGACGAGCGCTTGATCTTGCTGATGCCACGCCTCAAAGCCGGAAACCCGGAACAGCTGGAAAAAATGCTGCATCAGTACATCAAGCAACAGGGAGCAACGCCGCTGTTGAGCAGTACGTTAGGTCAGTTGCTAATGAAACACGGCGAATGGCAGCAGGCCAGCGATGCCTTCCACACCGCGCTAGCGTTGCGTCCAGACGCTTATGATTATGCCTGGCGCGCCGACGCACTCGATCGATTGCGTCTGCCGGATGAAGCGGCACAAATGCGGCGCGAAGGGCTGTTGCTCACGCTACAGCAACCTGCCGACTAA
- a CDS encoding GntR family transcriptional regulator produces the protein MNLTLNDKELALSPFEILINAIEKGELLPGERLQETRLAQQFGLSRTPIREALHRLEALGLVEPGPQRGLMIAQISYERLHQLFAVREGLERLAMELAVASASAEELELLQDMVEVEKTLTDSRKLHDHNRLFHRQIYRATHNPYLNEMLENLRIHLSLLRGTTYESTERTEEARREHQAIVEALVRRDKDAAQEAACQHIRNGYRARLSMLNQQL, from the coding sequence ATGAACTTAACACTTAACGACAAAGAGCTGGCGCTGTCGCCGTTCGAGATACTGATTAACGCGATCGAGAAGGGCGAGCTGCTGCCTGGTGAACGTTTGCAGGAAACACGGCTGGCGCAGCAGTTTGGGCTGAGCCGTACGCCGATTCGTGAGGCGCTGCATCGGCTTGAAGCGCTGGGATTGGTGGAACCTGGTCCTCAGCGCGGGCTAATGATTGCGCAGATTAGCTATGAGCGGCTGCATCAGCTTTTCGCCGTGCGTGAAGGGTTAGAGAGGTTGGCGATGGAACTCGCCGTGGCTTCTGCGTCGGCAGAAGAACTGGAACTACTGCAAGATATGGTTGAAGTGGAGAAGACGCTCACCGACAGCAGAAAACTGCACGATCATAACCGGCTTTTTCATCGTCAGATTTATCGGGCGACCCATAACCCGTATCTGAACGAGATGCTGGAAAACCTGCGTATTCATCTGTCGCTATTGCGCGGAACCACCTATGAATCGACGGAACGTACCGAAGAGGCGCGGCGTGAACATCAAGCCATTGTGGAAGCGTTGGTGCGGCGTGATAAGGACGCCGCACAAGAGGCGGCTTGCCAGCATATTCGTAACGGTTACCGCGCCCGATTAAGCATGTTGAATCAACAGCTTTGA
- a CDS encoding MmgE/PrpD family protein — protein sequence MSATPTFPRGNALSQFIHTASTITIPDSVWHEAKRALIDYLGVSIGAVGDDAASAVLRVAQRWQAQGNAQIILGTKTTPSLAALINGTLSHAADYDDTHPAGAGHPSGPCWSTALAMAQHYGADERTTLIAFITGFEVMARLGGGWVPGVGRNLQRRGFHPTSIVGRAGAAAVAASILRLEPNAIANALGAAATMMGGLQKSSGTHGKPFHAGKAAMDGITAAELADEGFIAAHHFYETDGWVKTFVQDGSAVIPPLDFGESWELLGNGYKLYASCRGTHASIETALKLYPQLKGRAIARIHAKVHPMGMVNAGIANPQSPLESKFSIPHCIALALSGYRLNDTDFTQQTVDDPAPRQLLSRLQIDAVEGQSASSAFIDIELEDGETLHAETDVYRGHPQNPLTDAELRAKFDALTIPVLGAARSDRLYQAAFHFEQPGSLAALTELLAG from the coding sequence ATGTCTGCCACCCCGACGTTTCCTCGCGGCAACGCACTCAGCCAGTTTATTCATACCGCCTCCACGATTACGATCCCCGACTCCGTCTGGCACGAAGCCAAGCGAGCGCTCATTGACTATCTTGGCGTCTCTATTGGTGCAGTAGGAGACGACGCAGCCAGCGCGGTTCTGCGCGTGGCGCAACGCTGGCAGGCTCAGGGCAATGCGCAAATTATTCTCGGTACAAAAACTACACCGTCGCTGGCGGCCCTGATCAACGGAACGCTGTCTCATGCAGCCGACTATGACGATACGCATCCGGCTGGCGCGGGCCACCCCAGCGGCCCGTGCTGGTCTACCGCGCTGGCTATGGCGCAGCACTACGGTGCGGACGAGCGCACAACGCTTATCGCTTTCATCACTGGCTTTGAAGTCATGGCCAGGCTAGGTGGAGGCTGGGTGCCCGGCGTGGGCCGCAACTTGCAACGCCGAGGATTTCACCCGACGTCGATTGTCGGACGCGCGGGAGCTGCTGCTGTCGCCGCTTCCATTCTGCGCCTTGAACCCAACGCGATTGCCAACGCGTTGGGCGCGGCCGCAACCATGATGGGGGGATTACAGAAATCATCCGGTACGCACGGCAAACCGTTTCATGCAGGTAAAGCGGCAATGGACGGCATCACAGCAGCAGAACTGGCTGATGAGGGCTTTATTGCCGCCCATCACTTTTATGAAACCGATGGCTGGGTGAAAACATTCGTGCAAGACGGTAGTGCCGTCATCCCGCCGCTCGATTTTGGCGAGAGCTGGGAGCTACTGGGTAATGGCTACAAGCTGTATGCCAGCTGTCGGGGAACGCATGCATCAATCGAAACCGCGCTTAAGCTCTATCCACAGCTAAAAGGCCGCGCTATCGCCCGCATTCATGCCAAGGTCCATCCAATGGGGATGGTGAACGCCGGGATCGCCAACCCGCAAAGCCCGCTAGAGAGCAAATTCAGCATTCCACACTGTATTGCGCTGGCGCTGAGCGGCTATCGCCTCAACGATACCGATTTCACACAGCAGACCGTCGACGACCCGGCACCGCGCCAGCTGCTGTCGCGCTTGCAGATCGATGCAGTCGAGGGGCAATCGGCCAGCTCCGCGTTTATCGATATCGAACTGGAAGACGGTGAAACACTACACGCGGAAACCGATGTTTATCGCGGCCATCCGCAAAACCCACTGACCGACGCCGAGCTGCGTGCCAAGTTCGACGCCCTGACTATTCCCGTGTTAGGAGCAGCCCGTAGCGATCGACTCTATCAGGCAGCTTTTCACTTTGAGCAGCCGGGTTCACTCGCTGCACTCACCGAGCTATTAGCGGGCTAA